The DNA region GTTTGTCTCTCTTTTAGAATAATAATTAAATAAGGTAAAAAGAATAATTCCTGCACCTATAAGTAATCTGATTTTGAGTCCGCCTCTGCCTCTCATAATAATAGTATTTAAGTTTTGTCGGACTAAATATACAATTAATTTAAAAAAAGTCTCCTTAATGTTCTCAAAGGAAGAATTTTTTTACATTTTCACTAATACAAATGCTAATAAAATATATTCTAATACATAATAATCATATATTGAGGTTATAATTGATAAAAATGTAAAATTTGATAAAACAAATTGATTAACTTTACAATTCCAATTACTAATAGTTTAAATGAACTTTAAGTCAAACAAAATAATTGCGAGATTGCCCAAGCATTTACAATCTTTTGTAATACGCCAACCGTATAATGAATATACATTTCAAAACCAAGCGGTTTGGCGTTATGTAATGCGGAAAAATGTAGATTATTTGTCAAAAGTTGCTCATGAATCTTATATTAAGGGTTTAGCAAAAGCTGGGATTTCTGTGGATACCATCCCTAAAATGCAAGGTATGAACCGAATTTTAAAAGACTTGGGTTGGGCTGCAGTATCTGTTGATGGATTCATCCCGCCAAATGCCTTTATGGAATTTCAGGCCTACAATACGTTGGTTATTGCCGCAGATATTAGAACTATAGATCATATAGAATATACGCCAGCTCCGGATATCATTCACGAGGCCGCAGGTCATGCCCCGATCATTGCAAATCCTGAATATGCAGAGTATCTCAGACGTTTTGGAGAAATTGGAAGCAAAGCCATTTCTTCTGCCAAAGATTATGAATTGTACGAAGCTATCAGACATTTATCTATCATAAAAGAAGATCCAAATACAGATGAAACAGCTATAGCTAAAGCGGATGAACGTGTTGCCGAAGTTGCCAATAGTATGACGGAACTGAGTGAAATGGCCAAGATTAGAAATTTGCATTGGTGGACAGTTGAATATGGACTTATAGGCACATTGGATAATCCTAAAATTTACGGAGCGGGTCTGCTGTCCTCAATTGGTGAAAGTCAGTGGTGCATGAGCGATAAGGTAAAAAAAGTTCCTTACTCTATTAAAGCTGCCGATACCGATTTTGATATCACCAAACCGCAACCACAATTATTTGTAACACCTGATTTTGCCCATTTAAGCATGGTGCTTGAAGAGTTTGCCAATAAAATGGCATTGCGAAAAGGAGGATTAAAAGGCATAAAACAACTAATTGATTCTAAAAATTTAGGAACTATAGAACTGAGTACAGGTATTCAAATTTCGGGTAATTTTAATAAGGTGATTGCGGATGAAAATAATAGGGCTGTTTATTTCAATACTGTCAGAGAAACCGCTTTGGCTTATAAAAACAAAGAACTTATCGGCCACAGTAAAACGCATCACGCTGATGGATTTGGCTCTCCAATTGGTAAACTAAAAGGGATTAATATTGCTATTGAGGATATGTCGCCTACCGATCTGGAAGCCTATGGTATTTATGAAGGGAAAACCGTAAACTTAAAATTTGAAGGGCAAGTGTCGGTTACGGGAGAAATTATTACGGGCAAACGCAATTTGCAAGGTAAAATCATTTTAATTTCATTCAGAAATTGTACCGTAAGGCATAAAGATAAACTCTTGTTTCATCCCGATTGGGGTATTTATGATATGGCCGTTGGTAAGGAAGTGGTCTCTGCATATTCCGGTGTGGCCGATGCTGAGAATTTCGGATTGGTATTTGAGCCGCCCAAAGAAAAAACACATAAGATTATATATGCTGAAAAAGATAAAAAACTACATGGTTTATATGAAGAGGTCAGAAAGATCAGGGAAAAAGGAAAATTAAACCCAATTCGGCTTGAGGAAATATTTATCCTACTGAAATTGAAATATCCCAATGATTGGCTATTGCCATTAGAAATTGCCGAATTGATGTTTCATGAAAAATCTCAACTCAAAAGAAACCTAATTAATTATTTAGAGACGTTGGCGGAAAACAAGCAAATAACCCATTTAATTAAAGATGGGATTGAGTTGTTGGAAAAAGATATGAAAAGGATTATTTAAACAAGTTTGCTAAAACTCTAACTCGAAAAGCTCTTCCTTGTTCGTAATGGCGTTTTCTTCATATTTCAACGTCCATCCCAGTGAATTGGTCAATACATAAAAGTTGGTAAGTTCTTCTAACAAACGTGTTTTGGCGTTTTTTTGAAGGTCGGATTTTTGTAGTTTTTTAATTAACGAAGATTTGACAGTCTCTTTTATTTTGTTATAATCATCGGCCTCGAACGGATTAAAATAATCTGCTTGGATGTCGTAATACTCCAGATCAGGGTTAATGGAAATCTCTTCTTTCGGAATATTGGTAATGTGCAGTATTTTGTTTTCTTTGTCAATATTATATTCAATTTTACTAAGGTCGTAAGATATGGTTACATCTGCATTAACAACCACTAGTGCCTTTTTATCTGCTGTAAAATAATCTGTAAATAAGGCTTTGGAATTCTTATAATTAAAAACCTCGCTAAAATGGCCTTCGGTAACTACAAGTTTGCCCACATTTTTGATCTGTTTTTGAATCAACATGGAACTTTCGTACAAAATGGATTTGTCTTCTTTCTTGTTTTCACAATATCTGAACACAAAAAAGAACACAACCGCAATGAGAATACCGAGAAGGACTTTTTTCATTGATTCCTTAGGTTATTAAGTTTTTTTTGAATAATAAAACATATAGTCTTTAGACACTTTAATTTCATATTTAATCATAATAATGACGCTGCGTAAAACACCCCTAAAGTCCCCTCTAGGGGACAACACTCATGCTCAATACACATAACAAAAATATTCGTCTTTCATTTCCAAACTTCCAGATTCCGATGCAAAAATATTTCCTTCCGTCTTCGGTCTTCCGACTTATTCAATCTGACTAACTCTTAACGTATTTACCATACCCTTGGCTTTCACGGGCATGGAAGTAAGGTTAATTATATAATCACCTTTTTTTACATAGTCTCTTTCCAAGGCTATTTGGTTGATATCTTCAACGGTATCGTCCGTACTTTTCATTTCATCATAAAAATGTGCTTTTACCCCCCACAATAAATTAAGCATTGCCAAAATTCTTCTGTTATCAGAAAATGCCATAATATGTGTTTTTGGTCTCCAAGCGGAAATTTGAAATGCCGTATAACCACTATTGGTGAGTGTGGTTATAGCCTTAGCTCCAATATCATCTGCCATTAGAGCGGCTTGATAACAAATGGTTTTAGATATAAAACGTTCATTAACACTTCGAATAAAAGTTTTTGATGGTGCAATCAGCGGTGAATCTTCAACATTTTCAATAATTGAACGAATCTTTTGAATAACTTCCACGGGGAATTCTCCCACCGAAGTTTCACCGGATAACATAACGGCATCAGCACCGTCCATGATAGAATTGGCAACGTCATTTACCTCAGCTCTTGTGGGTACCTGACTGGTAATCATGCTCTCCATCATTTGAGTTGCTATAATTACAGGAATTCTAGACTTTTTAGCTTGAATCACTAATTTTTTCTGAATTAAAGGTACTTTTTCCATATCTACTTCAACACCCAAATCACCTCTGGCAACCATAAGCCCATCGCAGTGAGGCGTAATACTACCAATTCTTTCTACGGCTTCTGGTTTTTCAATTTTAGCCATTATCGGAATTCTAAAATCAGAATGTTCAGTTATTAGTTCTCTCAATTCAATGAGATCTTCAGCATGTCTCACAAAAGAAAGTGCTATCCAATCTACCTTCATTTTAATAGCAAAAAGAGCATCTTTTTTATCTTTCTCTGTTAAAGCGGGTTGAGAGATATTGGTGTTAGGGAGATTAACCCCTTTTTTAGATTTTAGTTTACCGCCTCGTAATACTTTGGTAAGTACTTCGTTTTTACCATTGGTGCTAATGACTTTGAACATTAATTTACCATCATCAACTAAAATATTTTCACCCGGTTTTACGTCTTTCGGAAACTGTTGATAGGTCATAAATGCCCTTTCTTTTGTGCCTTCACATTCATCGGTAGTAAAAATAAATTGATCTCCTTTTTCCAATTTTACTTTTTCAGCCATTATCCCAACACGTAATTTAGGGCCTTGCAAATCGGCTAAAATGGCTACATTATAATCTAATCTTTTATTTATTTCTCTTATCATTTTTATTTTCTCAGCAACATTTTCATAATTAGCATGAGAAAAATTCACTCTAAAAACATTAACACCAACAGTCATCATTTCTTCAATAATTTCATACGTGTCACAGGCAGGACCCAAAGTGGCTACTATTTTTGTTTTTTTACGATTTCGCATATATATTAAAATATTAAATAATCCTTAGACTTTAAAGTTTGTGGAATAATATGAAAAGAAGCTATTACCCCTTTTATATTTTTTATTTTTTTAGTAATTTGAAATTCATCTATATCAATTTCTCCATTTATTTTTAGAAAATAATCAATTTCTTTTTTTTCGTTAATTAAATAATTCATTTTTGATTCTTCTTTAAATAAATCATTTACGTTACTGTTAATTGATGTATAAATGTGTTTGTTAGCTAATAATGACCATGAGCTAAAATTAATATTACATTCATAGTTATAAAAAGTAAATGTACAATCTTTATCCTTGAAAGAAAGTCCTTTAGGCCGGCAACTCAGTTTTATATCAAACTCTTTATTCAATAAATAAGCTAGTCTATAATCTTCTAAAGTACTATTTATAGCTATTAAGGTATAATCATGTTCAAATTCAAACCCTAATGGAAGTACCTTTACCATAAACCAAACAATTTATGCGAAAATAACGATTGTTTTATAAAAAAGAGAAAGTTTTAACGAAATCGTTATCGTAATATCTTATGATTAATTAATCAGATGGAAATAACATCTTGTAATCTGTAATAAGCCCGCTTTGAAGCTATTTCTTCTGCTTTTTTCTTGGAAGTGGCTCTGCCTTTAGAGAGAATTTTATTATCTATAAATAACTTTACGCTAAAGTGTTTTATGGTGTCATTTCCGGTATCTTCGTAAACCTCATAATTAATGTGCTTTTTAACCTTCTGACACCACTCTATTAGTACACTTTTGTAACTGGTTATTTTACCTTCTAAACGCTCAATATCTACATAGGGTTCAATTACCGTTCTGTTTATAAATTTATGACAGGCTTCATGTCCCTTATCTAAAAAAACGGCACCAACCAAGGCTTCAAACATATTTCCGTGAACATTATCTCCGAAGTTTTTTTTGGGAACATTACTGTCAATCAAGTTTATTAAGGCTAAATCTCTACCAATTTCGTTTAAGTGTTCCCTGCTCACAATTTTAGAGCGTAATTGTGTTAGATCACCTTCAGAACCTGTAGGTATTTCTTTAAATAAATAAACCGCAATAGTAGAGCTTAAAATAGCATCACCTAAAAATTCTAATCTTTCATAGTTAAGGGGTTTACCATTTTCGGTTGTTTTTTTTACCGAACTATGCGTAAATGCTTTTCTATAATATTTAAGGTCGTTAGGTCTAAAACCTATAATTTTTCTTATTGTAGCCAGGAATACCTCGTCTTGTTCAGATCGAGATTTTAAGATGTTGCTAATAAAACTCATTGTATCTTAAGCATCTAGCTTTTTGAAAACCACACAAGCATTATGGCCACCAAAACCAAAGGTGTTGCTCATAACTACTTTAACATCCCTTTTTTGGGCTTTATTAAGTGTTAGGTTTAAACTAGGGTCAATATTTTCGTCAACAGTAGAGTGATTTATTGTAGGAGGCACAATTCCGTGCTCTATTGATAAGATTGAAGCGATTGCCTCAATAGCACCAGCTGCTCCCAATAAATGCCCTGTCATGGACTTAGTTGAGTTGATGTTGATATTTTTGGCGTGGTTACCAAAAACTTCTTTTATAGCTTTAAGTTCAGCTACATCGCCCAATGGAGTAGAAGTTCCATGCGTATTAATAGCATCAACTTCTTCAGGTTTTAAACCTGAATTTTCTAGGCAATTTTTCATTACTACAATTACACCTTTTCCTTCAGGATGTGGTGCAGTCATATGATAAGCATCAGAAGATAAACCACCTCCAATAACTTCGGCGTAAATTTTAGCTCCTCTTGCTTTAGCGTATTCGTATTCTTCTAAAATAATCGCTCCTGCACCTTCGCCTAATACAAAACCATCTCTTGTCGCATCAAAAGGTCTTGATGCCGTTTCTGGGCTTTCGTTTCTGGTCGATAGGGCATGCATGGCATTAAAACCACCCATTCCTGCCATGGTTACAGCAGCTTCGCTACCACCAGTAACAATAACGTCACAATGTCCTAAACGAATAGTGTTTAATGCATCAAACATAGCATTTGCTGATGATGCACAAGCAGAAACAGTCGTATAGTTTGGACCCATGAAACCATTCTTGATTGAAATGTTTCCAGGAGCAATATCTGCTATCATTTTAGGTATAAAAAAAGGGTTGAATCTTGGAGTGCCATCACCACTACCGTAATTCAGAACTTCATTTTGAAACGTTTCAAGCCCACCAATACCGGCTCCCCAAATTACGCCAACACGTTCTCTGTTTATATTTTCTAAATCCAATCCAGAATCTAAGATAGCTTCATCTGAGGCTACCATGGCATACTGCGTAAACTTATCCATTTTACGTGCCTCTTTTCTATCTAAAAAATCAGTCGGATTAAAATTTTTAACTTCACATGCAAACCGAGTTTTGAATTTTGTTGCGTCAAAATGGGTAATGGGTGCAGCACCGCTTACTCCATTTACTAAACTTTCCCAGTAGGCATCAACGGTATTACCAATTGGTGTTAAAGCCCCTAGTCCTGTTACAACTACTCGTTTTAATTCCATATGAATAAGTAGGATTCGATTATTGATTATAAAAACTACGAGCAAACCACAAAAGTGTTGCTCGTAGCGTATTATTTAAGTATCTTTAGATTACTTTTTAGCTTCTTCTATATAGCTGATTGCTTGACCAACAGTTCCAATGTTTTCTGCTTGATCGTCTGGTATTTGAATATCAAATTCTTTTTCAAATTCCATAATTAATTCCACAGTATCTAAAGAATCTGCTCCTAAATCGTTAGTAAAGTTAGCTTCATTAGTTACTTCATTTTCGTCAACGCCTAGTTTGTCAACGATAATGGCCTTTACTCTTGATGCAATGTCTGACATAATTTTTCTAATTTTTAATTTAAATTTGGGCAAAAATATAAAACTTTAAGTTAAATACCTTATTTGCCACGAAAATATGAGGACTAATTTAAAAAAAATAGTTTAACTTTTAAATTATTCCACAGTATTTGTTAATAATAATTCTTTTTTTTGTGATATAATTTACATTTTAATAATGAAGAGAATTGTTATTTTGGCTTCAGGTTCCGGAACCAACGCCGAGAATATAATCAAGTATTTTCAAAAAAGCAATGTTATAACTATAACACATGTGCTTTCAAACAATAAGGATGCCAAAGTTCTGAAACGAGCTAAAAGGCTAAAAATCAGCAATTCAAGTTTCAATAAAGATGACTTTTTTAATACGGATAAGGTGTTGAATATATTAAAAGATAAAGCTGATTTTATTGTTTTGGCAGGGTTCTTATGGAAAATACCCAAAAATATTATCAATGATTTTCCTGATAGAATCATAAATATTCATCCGGCTCTATTGCCCAATTATGGAGGGAAAGGAATGTATGGCGATAACGTGCATAAAGCAGTTGTTATTAATAAGGAAAAAGAAACGGGAATAACCATCCATTATGTAAATGAGAATTATGATGAAGGAGCGATTATTTTCCAAGCAAAAGTTGAAGTTGATGAGGGCGATAGTTTTGAAGATGTCGCACAAAAAGTACATCAACTAGAATATGAACATTTTCCGAAAGTGATTGAACAAACACTACTTAAAAATGGCTAAAAAGAAATTTTATGTAGTTTGGAGGGGGAACAAAACAGGTGTTTTTACCACTTGGGATGCTTGTAAAAAACAGATAGAAGGTTTTACAGGGGCAGAATATAAATCTTTCACTTCTGAAGAAGAAGCTGAAAAAGCTTTTAGAGGAAATTATGAAGACTACAAAGGCAAAAACACCAAAAAAGTAAAACTTTCTGAAACCGAATTAAGACAAATTGGAAAACCGATTGTACCTTCCATTTCTGTAGACGCGGCTTGTAGCGGAAATCCTGGTAAAATGGAGTATAGAGGTGTAGAAACTCATTCAGGCTCGCAATTATTTATTCAAGGTCCTTTTGAAAAAGGCACAAATAATATTGGCGAATTTTTGGCTTTGGTGCACGGTTTAGGATATTTAAAACAAAAAAAGATTGATTTACCTATTTATTCGGATTCTAGAATCGCCATGAGCTGGATAAAAAAAGGGCAATGCCGTACCAATGTACAAATTACAGACGAAAACAAACCTTTATTTGAATTAATTAAACGTGCCGAAAAGTGGTTAGAAGAAAACCCTACCTACGTAAAAAACGCTACTATTTTAAAATGGGAAACCAAAGCGTGGGGAGAGATTCCTGCGGATTTTGGGAGGAAGTAGTTACTTATTGGAAGGGTTTTTATTCGAGAATTTTTAATTGGTATTATTCGATGAAAAGCTGCTATGTCTTTTAGTAATACCCAACTTTTTAGTTTACTTTTGTGAATATCACAGTGAAAATCCAACCTTAAATAATAATTGTGATGGTCTTAGAAGAAAGTTTGTTTCAATGTAACTGATGTTATTAATATTTACTGTTCGGTAATTATTTGTATTAAAAATGTTATTCCATTTGACTTCAAAGTCTATATTTTTCTTTTTCCAACTATAGCGATATATTAAATCAGCAAACAGGTTATTAGCTGCTTCTGAAAATAGATTGTTCTTAATATATTCGGTTCTTATAGCAAAATATTGATTTTCATTCGGATAAATATTGACGTTCAATTTATGTAATTGTTGCTTTATGGTTTGATTATCTTGACCTTGTATCCGATTGTTAGAAAATTGCCACATAGATATTATTTCAGTATTCAGCCAATCTGATATATCAGTATCTATTTTACCAGTTAATAGCCAGTTTTGGTTGGCTATATCTGTAATTTCAGAATTGATAATTTGTTTAACATCTTGAAAACTATAATTCGTGCTCAATGATAAGTTAGTTTTAATATTGCTTAAATATTTGCTTGTTGTCATCATTAAATTATGACTTAAACGCTTATTTTTATTTGCAATAGCTTGTAATACGATTGCACCATTTTCTAAAATGTTACGATCGTAAAGTAAATTTTTTTCTGTTGTACTATTGCTGTATATTAGATTAATAAATATCGATTTAATAGGGTTTCTATAGCCAATGGAGGCACTATAAATTAAGTTATGCTTCTGTGGCAAAGGAGCATCAATACGTTTAATATTTCGGTAATTTTGTAAAATATAAGCGTAATAGACTTGTTGAATAGCACCAAATTGATTGCTTATATTGGCAGAAGTTTTAAGATGCCAAAATGAATTAAGGTCATAATTAACAGATAGTTTAGGTTCAAAAGTCAGTCTTGAAACATCCTGTTTGCTTTTTAAGTTGGTGTCTTCCAAACTATAGTCATATAGATTAATTGGGGTTGTTAATTCAACACGCCATTTGTTTTTTTTATATTGAGTTCTTAAATCAAAATATATCTTAGAACGAATCCAATCTAAATTATTAGTAAATATTTTATCATTGTTTTGTGTTGATACAGTTGTAATAGTACTTCCTAAATTTTGTTTTTCAAATTGAATTCCAATTTTAGGACTAAAGCTAAATTGTTTAAACCCTTTAGTGATCGTTAATGAGTTATTTGTGTAAAAAGTTTGTAAGTCTATTTCTTGGGTCACTTCATCATAATCATTTCCATTATTAAGCAAGTCTTTAAATTGTCCAGGATTTAAGCTTAAATATTGTGGTGTTCTATTAATAGTGAAATAAGAATTAAGTGTTAACACCTGTTTACCCAACGGAAACAATGTTTTAAAATTATTTGACAGTTTAAAATACTTATTACTTAAATCTTCAAGTACATTATTAGTGTTTAAGTCTATTCTACCTCGTTGACTGTCCCAAAATCCCTGAAATTGTATTGTGTTTTTTAAAAATTTTTCACCTATATTTTTTTGAAGCGTTAAGGTAGTTTCTAATGTATTTGTAAAAAGTTGATTATACTTGTTTTCAAATATA from Aureibaculum sp. 2308TA14-22 includes:
- a CDS encoding aromatic amino acid hydroxylase, yielding MNFKSNKIIARLPKHLQSFVIRQPYNEYTFQNQAVWRYVMRKNVDYLSKVAHESYIKGLAKAGISVDTIPKMQGMNRILKDLGWAAVSVDGFIPPNAFMEFQAYNTLVIAADIRTIDHIEYTPAPDIIHEAAGHAPIIANPEYAEYLRRFGEIGSKAISSAKDYELYEAIRHLSIIKEDPNTDETAIAKADERVAEVANSMTELSEMAKIRNLHWWTVEYGLIGTLDNPKIYGAGLLSSIGESQWCMSDKVKKVPYSIKAADTDFDITKPQPQLFVTPDFAHLSMVLEEFANKMALRKGGLKGIKQLIDSKNLGTIELSTGIQISGNFNKVIADENNRAVYFNTVRETALAYKNKELIGHSKTHHADGFGSPIGKLKGINIAIEDMSPTDLEAYGIYEGKTVNLKFEGQVSVTGEIITGKRNLQGKIILISFRNCTVRHKDKLLFHPDWGIYDMAVGKEVVSAYSGVADAENFGLVFEPPKEKTHKIIYAEKDKKLHGLYEEVRKIREKGKLNPIRLEEIFILLKLKYPNDWLLPLEIAELMFHEKSQLKRNLINYLETLAENKQITHLIKDGIELLEKDMKRII
- a CDS encoding DUF4230 domain-containing protein — protein: MKKVLLGILIAVVFFFVFRYCENKKEDKSILYESSMLIQKQIKNVGKLVVTEGHFSEVFNYKNSKALFTDYFTADKKALVVVNADVTISYDLSKIEYNIDKENKILHITNIPKEEISINPDLEYYDIQADYFNPFEADDYNKIKETVKSSLIKKLQKSDLQKNAKTRLLEELTNFYVLTNSLGWTLKYEENAITNKEELFELEF
- the pyk gene encoding pyruvate kinase produces the protein MRNRKKTKIVATLGPACDTYEIIEEMMTVGVNVFRVNFSHANYENVAEKIKMIREINKRLDYNVAILADLQGPKLRVGIMAEKVKLEKGDQFIFTTDECEGTKERAFMTYQQFPKDVKPGENILVDDGKLMFKVISTNGKNEVLTKVLRGGKLKSKKGVNLPNTNISQPALTEKDKKDALFAIKMKVDWIALSFVRHAEDLIELRELITEHSDFRIPIMAKIEKPEAVERIGSITPHCDGLMVARGDLGVEVDMEKVPLIQKKLVIQAKKSRIPVIIATQMMESMITSQVPTRAEVNDVANSIMDGADAVMLSGETSVGEFPVEVIQKIRSIIENVEDSPLIAPSKTFIRSVNERFISKTICYQAALMADDIGAKAITTLTNSGYTAFQISAWRPKTHIMAFSDNRRILAMLNLLWGVKAHFYDEMKSTDDTVEDINQIALERDYVKKGDYIINLTSMPVKAKGMVNTLRVSQIE
- a CDS encoding IPExxxVDY family protein, producing MVKVLPLGFEFEHDYTLIAINSTLEDYRLAYLLNKEFDIKLSCRPKGLSFKDKDCTFTFYNYECNINFSSWSLLANKHIYTSINSNVNDLFKEESKMNYLINEKKEIDYFLKINGEIDIDEFQITKKIKNIKGVIASFHIIPQTLKSKDYLIF
- the rnc gene encoding ribonuclease III, which produces MSFISNILKSRSEQDEVFLATIRKIIGFRPNDLKYYRKAFTHSSVKKTTENGKPLNYERLEFLGDAILSSTIAVYLFKEIPTGSEGDLTQLRSKIVSREHLNEIGRDLALINLIDSNVPKKNFGDNVHGNMFEALVGAVFLDKGHEACHKFINRTVIEPYVDIERLEGKITSYKSVLIEWCQKVKKHINYEVYEDTGNDTIKHFSVKLFIDNKILSKGRATSKKKAEEIASKRAYYRLQDVISI
- the fabF gene encoding beta-ketoacyl-ACP synthase II; translation: MELKRVVVTGLGALTPIGNTVDAYWESLVNGVSGAAPITHFDATKFKTRFACEVKNFNPTDFLDRKEARKMDKFTQYAMVASDEAILDSGLDLENINRERVGVIWGAGIGGLETFQNEVLNYGSGDGTPRFNPFFIPKMIADIAPGNISIKNGFMGPNYTTVSACASSANAMFDALNTIRLGHCDVIVTGGSEAAVTMAGMGGFNAMHALSTRNESPETASRPFDATRDGFVLGEGAGAIILEEYEYAKARGAKIYAEVIGGGLSSDAYHMTAPHPEGKGVIVVMKNCLENSGLKPEEVDAINTHGTSTPLGDVAELKAIKEVFGNHAKNININSTKSMTGHLLGAAGAIEAIASILSIEHGIVPPTINHSTVDENIDPSLNLTLNKAQKRDVKVVMSNTFGFGGHNACVVFKKLDA
- a CDS encoding acyl carrier protein; its protein translation is MSDIASRVKAIIVDKLGVDENEVTNEANFTNDLGADSLDTVELIMEFEKEFDIQIPDDQAENIGTVGQAISYIEEAKK
- the purN gene encoding phosphoribosylglycinamide formyltransferase, whose amino-acid sequence is MKRIVILASGSGTNAENIIKYFQKSNVITITHVLSNNKDAKVLKRAKRLKISNSSFNKDDFFNTDKVLNILKDKADFIVLAGFLWKIPKNIINDFPDRIINIHPALLPNYGGKGMYGDNVHKAVVINKEKETGITIHYVNENYDEGAIIFQAKVEVDEGDSFEDVAQKVHQLEYEHFPKVIEQTLLKNG
- a CDS encoding ribonuclease H family protein translates to MAKKKFYVVWRGNKTGVFTTWDACKKQIEGFTGAEYKSFTSEEEAEKAFRGNYEDYKGKNTKKVKLSETELRQIGKPIVPSISVDAACSGNPGKMEYRGVETHSGSQLFIQGPFEKGTNNIGEFLALVHGLGYLKQKKIDLPIYSDSRIAMSWIKKGQCRTNVQITDENKPLFELIKRAEKWLEENPTYVKNATILKWETKAWGEIPADFGRK
- a CDS encoding carboxypeptidase-like regulatory domain-containing protein, encoding MRLLITLCFFFLLSFSCFSQTTIEGYLKTENRKSIVGASVIIKKIDSSGTYAYDISDINGYFSITLYSKPEQLHLNIRAMGYKSVTEVIDNKSQTKNIVLIEQATKLKEVVIKSRPITHNGDTINYSVDAFSKLEDRTIGDVLKNMPGIEVLSDGKILYLGRPINKYYIEGMDLLEGKYNLANNNLPFKEVSRVQVLENHQPIKILDSLVSSEQAAINIKLKNKYTFTGQAELGSGFNPLLWNVNITPMLFSKKQQMISSYQANNSGDDLSLQLKTFTLNDLLEQFERNDEKKNWLDIVKLREPSFSKSRWLDNNTHLITTNYLQKLKSDYELRLNVSYLNDYQQRQGFTNTRFLISDDTIAIFENKYNQLFTNTLETTLTLQKNIGEKFLKNTIQFQGFWDSQRGRIDLNTNNVLEDLSNKYFKLSNNFKTLFPLGKQVLTLNSYFTINRTPQYLSLNPGQFKDLLNNGNDYDEVTQEIDLQTFYTNNSLTITKGFKQFSFSPKIGIQFEKQNLGSTITTVSTQNNDKIFTNNLDWIRSKIYFDLRTQYKKNKWRVELTTPINLYDYSLEDTNLKSKQDVSRLTFEPKLSVNYDLNSFWHLKTSANISNQFGAIQQVYYAYILQNYRNIKRIDAPLPQKHNLIYSASIGYRNPIKSIFINLIYSNSTTEKNLLYDRNILENGAIVLQAIANKNKRLSHNLMMTTSKYLSNIKTNLSLSTNYSFQDVKQIINSEITDIANQNWLLTGKIDTDISDWLNTEIISMWQFSNNRIQGQDNQTIKQQLHKLNVNIYPNENQYFAIRTEYIKNNLFSEAANNLFADLIYRYSWKKKNIDFEVKWNNIFNTNNYRTVNINNISYIETNFLLRPSQLLFKVGFSL